In a genomic window of Candidatus Beckwithbacteria bacterium:
- a CDS encoding quinolinate phosphoribosyl transferase gives MIKFYFPTAKIRRGDYSDVYFNRARKILIDDNYHPILTLQVFQKQKNITLCGIEETKQLFRQTIDSISQLKIHALKDGHQISSWETVLTIEGDYSYFAHLETVYLGIFARRSLIATNIHNAVVAANGKPVLYFAPRFDYFLNQEGDGYAALIGGASGVSTPAAASLINQKPVGTIPHALIVAYHGDTAKTAIKFNQYFPEINTISLIDFNNNCVKGALESAKKLGKKLWGVRLDTAENIADISTPQQTGVNPLLVKKVRQALDNNGYNWVKIIVSGGFNPEKIKQFELTKTPVDIYAVGSSIFSGKIDFTADAVRLNGKNLAKTGRKYSPNPRLKPWPI, from the coding sequence ATGATTAAGTTTTATTTCCCGACTGCTAAAATCCGGCGTGGCGACTATAGTGACGTATATTTTAACCGTGCCAGAAAGATTTTAATCGACGACAATTACCACCCAATCCTTACTTTGCAGGTTTTTCAAAAACAAAAAAACATAACTCTTTGTGGCATTGAAGAAACTAAACAACTCTTTCGACAAACAATTGATTCTATTTCTCAGTTAAAAATTCATGCATTAAAAGACGGTCATCAAATCTCCTCATGGGAAACCGTGTTAACTATTGAGGGGGACTATTCTTATTTTGCTCATCTGGAAACTGTCTATTTAGGTATTTTCGCCCGCCGCAGCCTGATTGCTACCAATATCCATAATGCTGTTGTGGCCGCTAACGGCAAACCTGTTCTCTACTTCGCCCCCCGCTTTGATTATTTTCTTAATCAGGAGGGTGATGGTTATGCCGCCCTTATCGGTGGCGCCAGTGGAGTCAGCACTCCCGCCGCTGCCTCCTTAATTAATCAAAAACCTGTCGGAACCATTCCCCATGCCTTAATTGTTGCTTATCATGGTGACACCGCCAAAACCGCCATCAAATTTAATCAATATTTTCCTGAAATTAATACTATTAGCCTGATTGACTTTAATAATAATTGCGTTAAAGGAGCCCTCGAATCAGCTAAAAAATTGGGTAAAAAACTTTGGGGGGTCCGTCTCGACACTGCCGAAAATATTGCTGATATTTCTACTCCACAACAAACCGGCGTTAATCCTCTGCTGGTCAAAAAAGTCAGGCAGGCTTTAGACAATAACGGCTATAATTGGGTAAAAATCATCGTTTCCGGCGGCTTTAATCCGGAAAAAATCAAACAGTTTGAATTAACTAAAACTCCTGTTGATATTTACGCTGTTGGCAGTTCAATTTTTTCCGGCAAAATTGATTTTACCGCCGATGCTGTTCGTTTAAACGGCAAAAATTTGGCCAAAACCGGCAGAAAATATTCACCCAACCCCAGATTAAAACCCTGGCCTATTTAA
- the nadE gene encoding NAD(+) synthase has product MSTMSAGNKEIEFIKAIFEKEKKSKAVVAVSGGIDSSVVLVLMVKALGAENVYAMQLPYKNQSVENSSLIIDWVKISAENRVKINIAKIVDGFGVKDKVRLGNIMARVRMIYTFDQAKKLKALVVGTENKSEKLLGYYTRYGDEASDIEPIIHLYKTQVCQLAKELKIPEKIIKQAPSAGLWQGQTDEGDLGFSYEEVEGYFKNKKPNKKIEKWLKKVEFKKRAPYNLGDDDIILTDYAK; this is encoded by the coding sequence ATGTCTACTATGTCAGCAGGGAATAAAGAAATTGAGTTTATTAAAGCTATTTTTGAAAAAGAAAAAAAATCAAAAGCCGTGGTGGCAGTGTCCGGTGGGATTGATTCCAGCGTGGTGTTGGTGCTGATGGTGAAAGCCTTGGGAGCGGAAAATGTTTATGCGATGCAATTACCTTATAAAAACCAGTCAGTAGAGAATTCTAGCTTAATTATCGATTGGGTGAAAATTTCAGCAGAAAACAGAGTTAAAATAAACATTGCCAAAATCGTGGATGGATTCGGGGTAAAAGACAAAGTGAGGTTGGGAAATATTATGGCACGGGTGAGAATGATATATACTTTTGACCAGGCGAAAAAACTAAAAGCCTTAGTGGTGGGGACGGAGAATAAGTCGGAAAAACTTTTAGGTTACTATACCCGTTATGGCGACGAGGCCTCAGACATTGAGCCGATTATTCATTTGTACAAAACCCAAGTTTGCCAACTGGCGAAAGAATTAAAAATTCCGGAAAAAATTATTAAGCAGGCGCCGAGCGCAGGTTTGTGGCAAGGGCAAACTGATGAGGGCGATTTGGGTTTTAGCTATGAAGAAGTAGAAGGATATTTTAAAAACAAAAAACCAAATAAAAAAATTGAGAAATGGCTAAAAAAGGTGGAATTTAAGAAAAGAGCGCCATATAATCTTGGAGATGATGATATAATATTGACCGATTATGCTAAATAA
- a CDS encoding HD domain-containing protein, giving the protein MLNKELISSAEGRLEQYKADHSFRVMYLAREIFRLEAINAPEEIHQEPAFFIEVLDWAGALHDTEMKELNDFTHGQKAAEKVDQIIGDKLSEKGRNLVKLLCNCHWVDDNEIYGLNPTEAWLLKVFKDADNLDGVRFSKNGILDESRFRLRFQSSRELIGKAGELWGKTHQIFETQYQAFNEVSKAAVEIGLIIQ; this is encoded by the coding sequence ATGCTAAATAAGGAATTAATTAGTTCTGCAGAAGGTCGGCTTGAGCAATACAAAGCGGACCATAGCTTTAGAGTAATGTATTTAGCGCGAGAAATATTCCGATTAGAGGCAATTAATGCTCCAGAGGAAATTCATCAAGAGCCAGCTTTTTTTATTGAGGTGCTAGATTGGGCAGGAGCATTACATGATACAGAAATGAAAGAGTTAAATGATTTTACTCACGGGCAGAAAGCGGCGGAGAAGGTTGATCAGATTATTGGCGATAAGCTTAGTGAAAAAGGTAGAAATCTCGTTAAGCTTTTATGCAATTGTCACTGGGTTGATGATAATGAAATTTATGGATTAAATCCTACAGAAGCTTGGTTATTAAAGGTATTTAAAGATGCAGATAATTTGGATGGAGTGAGATTTAGCAAAAATGGGATTTTAGACGAAAGTCGTTTTAGGCTTAGATTTCAAAGTTCGAGAGAATTAATCGGTAAGGCAGGCGAACTTTGGGGAAAAACGCACCAAATATTTGAAACACAGTATCAGGCGTTTAATGAAGTAAGCAAAGCGGCGGTTGAAATAGGTTTGATAATTCAGTAA
- a CDS encoding FAD-binding oxidoreductase encodes MVTPQQYTAKLSEKTQLNKNYCLFQLELIKPNTINFQAGQYLSLEIGGGEKRAYSIVSTPTKNYGVDLCVDLSPQGKGTTYLKNLQPGDEVKFLGPLGRFIVGREKKLLFVATGCGISPIRSMVFDLLEDKKDKREIWLLWGLRYVEDMFWEEKFRQIDEYYPNFHYRLVLSKPPEKWPVESGHVTDEIKNLDLNNDWGAYLCGNQTMIAEVKQMLQDKGVPEVNIHFEKF; translated from the coding sequence ATGGTGACTCCGCAGCAATATACAGCTAAATTAAGCGAAAAGACACAATTAAATAAAAACTATTGTTTATTTCAACTGGAGTTAATTAAACCCAACACAATTAATTTTCAGGCCGGCCAGTATCTTTCTTTAGAAATTGGCGGCGGAGAGAAACGGGCCTATTCAATTGTTTCGACACCGACAAAAAATTACGGAGTGGATTTGTGCGTGGATTTATCGCCCCAAGGGAAGGGGACAACCTATTTAAAAAATTTACAGCCAGGAGATGAGGTAAAATTTTTAGGGCCGCTGGGTAGATTTATTGTTGGCAGAGAGAAGAAGTTGTTGTTCGTGGCGACCGGCTGTGGGATTTCGCCAATACGGAGCATGGTATTTGATTTATTGGAAGACAAAAAAGATAAACGGGAAATTTGGCTGTTGTGGGGACTAAGGTATGTGGAAGATATGTTTTGGGAAGAAAAATTCCGGCAGATTGACGAGTATTATCCTAATTTTCATTACCGGTTAGTTTTATCTAAGCCGCCGGAAAAATGGCCGGTGGAAAGCGGGCACGTGACTGATGAGATTAAGAATTTAGATTTAAACAATGATTGGGGGGCGTATTTGTGCGGAAACCAAACAATGATTGCAGAAGTTAAACAAATGTTGCAAGATAAGGGAGTACCAGAAGTCAATATTCATTTTGAAAAATTCTAA
- a CDS encoding ferredoxin has translation MAKYKIKIIKDKCISAAACVGIAPKVYQLDENNIVYVADENGDTAENILLGAQSCPTNAIEIYDAETNEKVWPKD, from the coding sequence ATGGCGAAATATAAGATTAAAATTATTAAAGATAAGTGTATCAGCGCGGCGGCGTGTGTGGGAATCGCCCCTAAAGTTTATCAATTGGATGAGAATAATATTGTTTATGTGGCGGACGAAAACGGGGATACGGCAGAGAATATTTTATTAGGCGCACAAAGTTGTCCGACGAACGCGATTGAAATTTACGACGCGGAAACAAACGAAAAGGTGTGGCCCAAGGACTAG
- a CDS encoding glycosyltransferase yields the protein MPIPKISVIVPAYNEAKSIGLCLTSLKNQDYRHPYEIIVVDNNSTDSTAAIAKKFNIRVVSETKAGPGRARNAGAKVARGQILAFIDADSIAPSDWLDNINNAFSSQPDLAALVGIYRFHHKSKYRLIPFLIFPLGEMLNKMITGYFSFGGANFAIKKKVFTTVGGFDSKFFSFEDMELARRVSRVGKIGYLHELEVKTSDRRLRYGINRYLKYGLPIFLSFAFLNKPSKKIFPNIRS from the coding sequence ATGCCAATACCTAAAATTTCCGTCATCGTCCCTGCCTATAATGAAGCTAAATCTATCGGTCTTTGCCTAACCTCCCTGAAAAATCAAGATTACCGTCACCCCTACGAAATTATTGTTGTCGACAACAACTCGACTGACTCCACGGCCGCCATCGCTAAAAAATTTAATATTCGTGTTGTTAGCGAAACTAAGGCCGGGCCGGGCCGGGCCCGTAACGCCGGCGCTAAGGTCGCCCGTGGCCAAATTTTAGCCTTTATCGACGCCGACTCAATTGCTCCTTCTGACTGGCTCGATAACATTAATAACGCTTTTAGTTCCCAACCAGATCTCGCTGCCCTAGTTGGCATCTATCGTTTTCATCACAAATCAAAATATCGACTCATCCCCTTTTTAATCTTTCCCTTAGGCGAAATGCTCAATAAAATGATCACTGGCTATTTTTCTTTCGGTGGGGCTAATTTTGCTATCAAAAAAAAGGTCTTTACCACTGTCGGCGGCTTTGACTCTAAATTCTTCTCTTTCGAAGACATGGAGTTAGCCCGACGAGTTAGCCGCGTCGGCAAAATCGGTTATCTCCATGAATTAGAAGTTAAAACCAGCGATCGCCGTCTGCGTTATGGCATCAACCGTTATCTCAAATACGGTTTACCTATTTTCCTCTCCTTTGCTTTTCTTAATAAACCCTCAAAAAAAATCTTTCCTAACATTCGGTCATAA
- a CDS encoding anti-sigma factor: protein MLKKIILGLLAVLLIVGGIAVIKRNRKVEEKISPEITLESSKMITDQTKLKPEMTEAEKQAIENAFKEKGAEMTMLRDVEGGQTVGTAWRQFDKKFYFKIEASRLPALEKGFYYEGWLVGESGFFSVGRMDAGTGKLYYISDQDKSQFKGVVVTWEPEDGNPVPDKHILEGNF from the coding sequence ATGTTAAAAAAAATAATTTTAGGGTTATTGGCGGTTTTATTGATTGTCGGCGGAATAGCCGTAATCAAAAGAAATCGAAAAGTAGAAGAAAAAATCAGCCCGGAAATTACCTTGGAATCTTCCAAAATGATAACTGACCAAACTAAGCTTAAACCGGAAATGACGGAAGCAGAAAAACAGGCAATAGAGAACGCGTTTAAAGAAAAAGGGGCGGAGATGACAATGCTTAGGGACGTTGAAGGTGGTCAGACTGTGGGGACGGCTTGGAGGCAATTTGATAAAAAATTTTATTTTAAGATTGAAGCGAGCCGGTTGCCAGCTCTAGAGAAAGGTTTTTATTATGAGGGTTGGTTAGTGGGTGAGAGTGGGTTTTTTTCAGTCGGACGGATGGATGCGGGAACAGGCAAGCTTTACTACATCAGTGATCAAGATAAGAGTCAGTTTAAAGGCGTAGTGGTGACTTGGGAACCGGAGGACGGAAATCCGGTGCCGGATAAGCACATTTTGGAGGGAAATTTTTGA
- a CDS encoding LOG family protein — MIKNIAFFGASELKSESKYYQDAFKIAQVLAKKGYTIVNGGGPGIMNAATQGAISVGGETLAITFNPQDAPGFEGRYLANKADKEIKTHNYPERMFKLLEHADCFIIFKGGTGTISELGAAWALAKFYYPNHKPFILYGRFWRKIIKVLKEEMLISAQAMKVFQFAETETQVLEALEKL, encoded by the coding sequence ATGATTAAAAATATTGCTTTTTTCGGCGCTTCGGAATTAAAGTCGGAAAGCAAATATTATCAGGATGCCTTTAAAATTGCCCAGGTTTTGGCAAAGAAGGGCTATACGATTGTCAATGGCGGCGGGCCGGGAATTATGAATGCGGCGACCCAGGGAGCGATATCTGTCGGAGGAGAAACGTTGGCGATTACTTTTAATCCTCAGGATGCGCCGGGATTTGAAGGTCGGTATTTGGCAAACAAAGCGGACAAGGAAATTAAAACTCATAATTACCCAGAAAGAATGTTTAAATTACTGGAGCATGCTGACTGTTTTATTATTTTTAAAGGCGGAACAGGAACGATTTCCGAGCTGGGAGCAGCTTGGGCTTTAGCCAAATTTTATTACCCCAACCATAAGCCGTTTATTTTATACGGCAGGTTTTGGCGGAAAATAATTAAAGTATTAAAAGAGGAAATGCTGATTTCGGCTCAAGCGATGAAGGTGTTTCAGTTTGCCGAAACAGAGACTCAAGTTTTAGAGGCACTGGAAAAATTATGA